The DNA region ACATTTTTTATTTTATTTCCACAAACTTCACATTTTTTGTAAAGAAATCCCATTTGTTTTTTCCTTAGGCTGCAAATTTATAATTTTGTTTTTTAATTCTTAATCGCCATAAATGATGCAAAATTTCCCCATTTAAATATAGTTTCTATTACTTTAAATCCAGTATCTTTTAATAATTTTTTATTTTCATCTTCACTAAATGGTATAAGAACATTTTCTAAAGCTTGTCGTTTTTGAGCAATCTCATATTTTGAATAGCCATTTTTTTCTTTATATTCTTCATAAATTTCTATCATATTTTTAGATAGCTTTTTATCTTCATAAAGAAGCTTTTCACTAAGTATTAAAATTCCACCCTCTTCTAGTCCATCATATATTTTTTTTATAAAATTTACTCTTTTTAAAGGGCGAATAAATTGTAAAGTATAGTTTAAAATAACAGCATTGACACTATTAAACTCAAAAGTTAATGCATCTGCTTCTATAAATTCAACCTTACTTCCATACGCTTTTGCTTTATTTTTTGCAATTTCTTGCATAGCTTTTGAATTATCAACTCCACAAAGTCTAAATTTTGGATTTTTTTCAAATAGTTTAAAAAGCAAAGCACCAGTTGAGCAACCAAGATCAATTATAAAAGCTTGACTGTCTAAATATTTTACTAAAATTTGAGTTATTAAATTTGATGAAACATCATAAAATGGTACCGATCTACTTATCATATCATCAAACACACTTGCAACATTTTCATCAAATTCAAATTGTTTTAAAATTGGCTGTTTAAAAATTTCATCTTTCACAATTCATCCTTTTTTAAAATATCTTGTGCTTTTAATATATCTTTTGAAATTTGAAATTTTAACTCATTTAGGTTTTCAAATTTTTTGTTATCTCTTATAAAATCTTTAAATTTTATTGTGATTTTACAATTTATTCTATCTTCATTAAATGGCTCTATTATATGTGTTTCAACACTAAATTTATCATCTGTTGAAAGCCTATTTCCTATAAAAGTAACACTTTTAAAGTCTTTGTTATTTAGATTTGTAAAAGTTGCATAAACACCATTTTTTGGTAAAAAATAGTTGCTTGTATCTAAATTTAGAGTTGAAAAAAGCTCTTTTTTACCTAAACCTTGACCTTTTATCAAATCTCCTTTTATTTCATAAACTCTATCTAGTAGCAAATTTGCCATTTTTATATTAGCTTTTTTTAAAAATTCCCTTATTCTTTCACTATGAACTGAAATATTATTAATCTTTTTTTCATTAACTATAACAACTTCACCATCAAAAATATTTTTTAAAAAAATAGCATCCGCACTTCTGTTTTTTCCAAATTTAAAGTCATATCCAACAACTATTTTTTTTAAATTTACAAACTCATTTTTTAAAAGCTTTATAAACTCTTCTGGACTCAGATTTTTAATATCATTAATGTTTTTATAAAAAATAGGTAAATTTATAAAAGACTCTCTTTTTGGAGTTAGTTTTAATCCATCATTTTCAATGACTAAAATTCCACCATCATAGCAATGTGAAAAAAGAGTTTTGTGACCTAAGTGAATGCCATCAAAATGTCCAATAGCAAGAGATTTTATTTTTGATTTATCCATTTAATATCTTCAACATTATAGCCATCTTTTTTGGCATTTTCTAAATAAATTGCTTCAATTAATGCTGGAATTTGCTTAGTTCTTGATAATATATAAAGCTTTTTATGATCTTTTCCATAAATTAAAGCATATTTATAAGCATCTATTTTTACTATATAAAGTGGCTCATAAACAAGCCCAAATTTTGAAATTTCAATCATACTTTTATTATCATCTAAACCAAATCTTGCCTTATATTCATCTTTTACAACTTTGTCATCTTTTGCAGTAGAACTTTTTATAACCTTTATCTCATTATTATATACGCTGAAATTTATAGTTGAATTTGTTAAATTTGCATCATTCATAGAAGCTATTTCATACCAAGTTCCACTAAATTTATAGATATCAAAGTCCCCTTTTATAACTCTTTTTGGTGTAGTTAAATTTGTATTATTACAGCCACTTAGTAAAATTAAAGCTGTAAAGCATACTAATAAACCCCTATTTTTTAAAAAGGTAAAAATACTCTTCATTTCCATTTTTTCCTTTTAGTTTTGATTTTTCTTTTTTAAGCATTATAAGTCCTTGTTTTGCAGCATTTAGTTCAAATTTGTTCATAGCTTTTAAAATAGCTTTTTCATCTAAAACCCTGCCCTTTTTATCTCTTTTTGCCTCCACGCCAACTTCAAATTGTGGTTTAAATAAAATTATAGCAAACTCTGTAAAAAGCTTTGATAGTTTTTCAATTACTAAATTTAATGAAATAAAACTTATATCACAAGTTAAAATATCAAAAATTTCTTTATTTTCAAAGTTTTTTATATCTAAATTTTCATAAACAAAAACTCTTTCATCTTTTTTTAATTTTTCATCTAATTGGTTTGTTCCAACATCAACACCAACAACTTTTTTGACATCATTTTTAAGTAAAATCTGTATAAAACCTCCAGTAGAGCTGCCAACATCAATAACTGTTTTATTCTTTAAATCTAAATCAGTATCTTTTAGAAATTCTTTAAGCTTAAAAGCTGCACGAGAGACATAAATTTCACTCATTATTTCAACTTTTGCATTATCAATATCTAAGCTATTTTTTTCTAAAAGCTCACCATTTATTAAAATTTTTTTATCTTTTATAAATTCACTTGCTTTGTTTCTGCTTATATTTAAAGCATTTGCTACATACAAATCAGCTCTCATTTTTACTCTTTAAAACTCACTTTCTAAAAGCTTTAAAAACTCACTCTCATCTATAACTTTAACACCAAGTTTTAATGCGTTTTCTAATTTGCTTCCAGCTTCACTTCCGCAAAGCAAAAAATCAGTTTTTTTAGAAACAGAGTTTGTAACTTTTGCACCATTTTCTAAAAGTAAATCTTTAAAATAATCCCTGCTTTTACTTAAAGTTCCAGTTATGACAACAGTTTTATTGTTAAATACACTATTTTTAGTTTCAAAAACTGATGGTTTAGGGTTTATGATATTGGTTAAATTTATAATTTTTTCTATATTTGTTTCTATAAACTCAACCAAACTCTCAGCCATTGCTTCCCCAAAGCCATCAAGATTTAAAAAATCATCTTTTTTAGCATCAATCCACTTTAATCCAAAACTTTCATCCAGTTTTTTTGCTGCAACTTCGCCTATATGTTCAATCCCCAAAGAAGTTATAAAACGGTAAAGCGGAGAGTTTTTAGAACTATTAATAGCATTTAGTAAATTTGCAATTTTTTTATCTTTAAAGCCTTCTAGATTTTCTAAATCTTCTTTTTTTAGATTATAAATATCTGGAATTTTTGCTATTTTTCCCTCTTCAAAAAGTGTTTTTACGATAGCTTCACCAAGTCCGTCTATATTCATGCACTTTTTAGAAGCAAAATAAATAAGTGAGTTTATAACCCTTGCTTTACAATCAAGATTTTGACACTTTACAAACACACCCTCATCAAGTAGATGCGAACCACAAACTGGACAAGTTGTAGGGCGTGAAATTTCTGTCTGGCTTCCATCTCGCCTGTCTTTATAAACACTTGTTATTTTTGGTATTACATCGCCACTTCTTATAATATTTACAAAATCATTTTTCATAAGTCCTAGGCGTTTTATCTCGTCAAAATTATGAAGAGTTGCATTTTTTACAATAGCACCATCTATTTCAACTGGCTCTAAAACTCCAACTGGAGTTACCACCCCACTTCTTCCAACCTGCAAAGCAATATCTTTTAGTCTTGTTACTTTTTCAACTGCTTTAAATTTATAAGCCACCATAAATTTTGGAAATTTAACAGTATATCCAAGTTCTTGACATTTTGAAAGCAGATTTATTCTTATGACCATTCCATCCATTAAGATCTCTTTATCATCTCTTTTTGCGACTAAATCATCATAAGCTTTTGTAATTTCATTTTTAGTTTTACAAACTCTTATAAAACTATCTTGTAAAAAACCAAGTTTTCTAATGAAACTCATAATCTCAAAATGAGTTTTTAAACCTAGTTCATTATAGCCTGCATCCCAAGGGATAAATTTAAGTTTTCTTTTAGCAACAATACTGCTATCAAGTTGTCTTAGGCTTCCAGCTGCTGCATTTCTAGGATTTGCCAATGGAAGTTCACCGTTTTTTGAACGCTCTAAATTTAACTCGTCAAAATCACTTTTTGATATTACAACTTCACCTCTTATCTCTATTTTTCCTGTGTAGTCAATCTTTAATGGAATACTTTTTATAACTTTTGCATTTTGTGTTACATCTTCGCCAATTACTCCATCGCCTCTTGTTGCAGCACTTTTTAAAATGCCATTTTCATAGAGTAAATTTAGACTTGCTCCATCAAATTTTGGCTCACAATAAAACTCAAATCCGGATTTTTCACCTCTTTTTAGCCAAGATATTAGTTCATCATCGTTAAAAATATCTTCCATAGACCACATTTGATTAATGTGAGCTAGTTTTTCAAACCCATCGCTTATAGCTCCGCCTATTTTTTGTGTTGGAGAGTACTCTAAAATTTCACTTTTGTTTTGTGATTCATACTCTAAGACTTTATTATAAAGACTATCATACTCTTCATCACTTGCCAAAGGGGCATCTTCTGTGTAATATGCCCTAGCCCATAAATTAAGTAAATCAATTGCTTTTATATACTCATCTATTGTCATGTTATCACCAAAATATATTTTTTACCAAATAGATATTTTATTCATCGCTTCATGTAATTTAAACATTTGAGAATGTTCAAAAACATCATGTGTTCTTATTATGGTTGCACCATTTTCATAAGCCTTTAGGTGCAGATATAAACTTCCTGCAAGTCGCTCATCAACTTCGCTTTTAGAATAATAATTTATTACGCTTTTTCTACTTGCCCCTACAAAAAGTGGCAAATTAAAATGTAAAAAATGCTCTAAATGTTTGATTAAAAAAAGATTATCACTTGCACTTTTGCCAAAACCAATACCTGGATCAAGCACAATATCTTTAACACCATAACTATAAATTTCATCTAATTTAACTTTAAAAAATTCATCAATTTCATCTATCAAATCATCGTATTTAGGATCTTTTTGCATATTTGTAGGATCACCTTTCATGTGCATTAAAGAGTAAGTTGCGTTGTATTTTTTTGCCAATTTACAAAGACTTAAATCAGCACTTATATCATTTATAAAAGTAAAACCCTGATTTAGAGCATATTCAAGGCAGTATTCATCAAAACTATCAAGGCTAAATTTTGCTTTTTCATATAAATTCAGTTTATAAATTTCACTAATAATATCTTTTATTCTTCTAAATTCTTCATCTCTTCCACAATATTTACTTCCTGGTCTACTAGAAACTCCTCCTAAATCAATATAGCTTGCACCATCATTAATTTGTTTTTCGATTCTTTGTATTCCAGTTTTTGTATTTACTCTACTTGCTTTATTAAAACTATCTTCATTTATATTTACAACACCCATTATTTCGGGTTTTTTCGGTTTTATAAAATCTTTTCTTATAAATTTAGATAGATTTTTTAAACCAAAATCTTGCAAAGCTTCTTTTTTAGCCAAATTAGCAAGTTGCTTATCATTAGCTATTAAAAGTGCGTTCCCAGCGCCTTGCCCTAAAATCGCACTTCTTTGACAAACAAGCTCCGCGCCAATACTTAAAGCATCTTGCTTCAATATATTTGCAGCTGGTGCTTTTAAATCTTTTATATAAAAAAAGTTTAAATTTGCCTTTTTTTGCATTAACTTTTTACCAACTTTTTCAGGTTTTATACTCTTGCAAATTTCACTAAAATTTGTTTTATTGTTTATTTTAAATATTTTCAATTTCAACTCCTAAAAATTTATAATGTTTTCATATCTTTTTAGCATCACTTATCATAAGTAAAAGTGGTGTTAAAACAGCCCTTGCTTTGGTATTTAAATTTATCAAAATCATAAGTTTATTGATATGATTTAACTCATTTTGATTAAATTTAATGCCTTGCTCAAAACACTCTTTTACTATGGCATGAAGTAAATTTTTTAAACCAACTCTATCAAGAACGCCCTCTTTTTCAAGTTTAATTTGCTTGTTTAAAAAGTTATTTATATCATTTAAGCTTAAATTTCTCAAATTTAACCCAGTTTTTGGTAAAATTTCTTTAATAAAATGATTTTCTATAATAAGCCTTGATCTAATAGTCGGTAAAAATACATTTTTACTATTACTAATTAAAATAAACTCAATATTCTTAGGAGTATTTTCTAAAATTAAAAGAAGTGAATTTTGTGCTTCAGTTCTAAATTTATGTCCTATTAAAACTATAATTTTTTGCTCTTTTTCTGATATATAGGCTTCATCTTTTGCAGCGTTAGTATCCTCTAGTAAAATTTCACTTTTTTCAAATATTCTTAAATTATTTCTTCCAAATTTATTAATTAAATTTGATTTAATAAGCTCAAAATCTCTACAAATTATGATTTTATTCAAAGTACTATCTCATCAAATAAAGCTGCACTAATACTTGAGTTAAAAAGCTTAAAAAGTTGAATTAATTTAATGTCTAAATTTTCATCTTTACCATCAAGATAAAAAGCATTTTCACTATGCTCATCAATCAACCACATATAGCTATTTTCATTACTTTTTGCAATTTGCGAAAAAGATGTTCCGCCACGACCTATATAAAAAAATAGATATCCTTTTGGAAAAGCGAGACTAAGCATATCATCAAGTAGTTCAACACCCTCCTTTGTGTTTATTTCATCCAAATTTGCAAACATTGAACGAAGTGAAAAAAATGGCAAAATTGGTCTTTCATTATCGCTTTTATTAATATTTGTTAAAAAATATCTCTCAAACCAACTTCTTTGCTCGTCACAAAAAACTAAAAAAGCAACCCCATCAAGTAAAAATCTTATCCTTGATGCGGTTAATGGAGACCACTCTTCTCTTCTATCTTCCATCCACGCCGACATCAAGGCGTCTTTTCTAATTTTTGTTAAACTCCACTTATAAAGATCTTGCATTATTTATACAGCTCATAAGCTTCGTGAAGTATCCTAACGGCAAGTTCGCCATATTTTGCTTCAACAATTATTGAAATTCTTATCTCACTTGTTGAAATCATCTGTATATTTATACCATTTTTTGCTAAAGTCTCAAAAGCTAGAGCAGCAATTCCACTATGTGATTTCATACCAATTCCAACAACTGAAACTTTTACTATATTGCTATCACTTTCTACACTAAAACTATCATCTAGATTTGATAAAGCTTTTAATGTTTGATTAAGTTCATTTTCAGGAACAGTAAAACCTATGTTTGCAACACCATCTGTTCCTATATTTTGGATTATCATATCAACATTTGTCTCTTGAGTTGAAAGAATTTTAAAAATTTTTGCTGCAACGCCAGGTTTATCATCAACATTTCTAATTGTAACTCTTGCTTGGTTTCTATCAAGTGCAATTCCGCTTATTATAGCACCTTCCATCTTTTTTTCTCCTGTTATAAGTGTTCCATTGTTTTCATTAAAGCTACTTCTTGTAACTAAATTTATATTTAATTTTTTTGCTAACTCAACTGATCTATTTTGTAAAACTTTAGCACCTAAGCTTGCAAGCTCTAGCATCTCATCATATGTTATTTTATCTAGCTTTCTAGCTCTTGACTCAATTCTTGGATCTGTAGTATAAACACCGTCTACATCTGTATAAATTTCACATAAATCAGCTTTTATAGCTCCAGCTATTGCAACAGCTGAAAGATCGCTTCCCCCGCGACCAAGAGTTGTTACATCTCCGTTTTTATCAACTCCTTGAAAACCAGCTATAACAACTATTTTATCCTCTTTTAAAGCTTCATTTATAGAAGTTGGGTCAATTAGTTCAATTTTAGCTTTTGTATGAAAACTATCTGTTTTTAAACCCGCTTGTCTTCCACTAAAAGCTACCGCTTTATAGCCTAGCTCTTTAAGTGCAATAGCTAAAAGTGAACTCGTAACTCTTTCTCCAGCACTTAAAAGCATGTCAAGCTCTCTACTACTTGGATTTTTACTAAAATATTCAGCATAATCAATTAATTTATTTGTAACACCACTCATAGCTGAAACAACAACAACAAGGCTATTTCCCTCATCTTTTCTCTTAGCTATTCTCTTAGCTACTAAATCTATTCTTTCAAGTGTTCCAACGCTTGTACCACCATATTTTTGGACTATTAGCATTATATATAACCTTTATCTTTAAAATAGTTTAAAACCTCTAAATAAGACTCTCTTTTAAAAGATCTTACATTCTTATCGATTTCATCAAAACTCACAAAATTATAATCGTTAAATTCTGGAATTTCGGTGTTTAGTTTGATTTTAGCATTTTTTTTAAGTCTTACTAAGAAATATTTTTGAATTTGACCGCTATATGGTTTCATTTTTTCCAAAACATCTTCTGGAAAATCATAACTAAGCCATTTTGGATATTCTGCAATAATTTCCACTTTATCAGTTCCTATTTCTTCTTTTAACTCTCTAAAAAGTGCCATTTTAGGAGTTTCACCTTTGTCAATTCCACCTTGTGGAAACTGCCAAGCATCTTTTATATCAACTCTTTTTGCTAGAAAAAATTTCATTTCAAAAGGATATAAAGATGACATTATAATAGCTGCGACATTAGGTCTATAGTTTTTTTCCATTTACAATCCTAAAATTTTTTATAGATTTTAGCTAGTGTTTGTTTAGATTTATGTTAAATTTACTAAATTTACTAAATTTTTATATAATTTTTTTTAAAAAAAATTTAAAAAAGAGTAAATTTTGCACATTTATATACATATTCCATTTTGTGCTAAAAAGTGTCCTTATTGTGCTTTTGGTTCAAGTGATAAAGAATTTGATCTAGTAGATGAATATTTTAATGCTTTAAGTTTTGAGATAAAAAATACACCTTTAAGTAAAATTTCAACAATTTTTGTAGGTGGTGGAACACCAAGTGTTATAAAATCAAGCTATTATGCCAAAATTTTTAAGTTATTTGAGAAGTTCTTGGATGATGATAGTGAAATAACATTTGAAGCAAATCCAAACTCGGCCAATTTTAAATGGCTTAAAGACTTAAAAGACATTGGGGTAAATAGAATAAGCTTTGGAACGCAAAGCTTTAATGAAAAGAAGTTAATTTTTTTAGGAAGAAATCATACAAAATTTGATACTATAAAAGCTGTTGAAAACGCTAAACTAGCTGGATTTAAGAATATAAATGTAGATTTAATTTATGCAACTAAATTTGACTCTAAAAAACTACTTGAAGATGAAATTTTAAATTTAAAACAACTAGAACTTTCTCATATTAGCGCATATTCTCTTATTTTAGAAAAAAATACTAAATTTGAAGATAAAAAAAGCTATCAAAAAGATAGTGTAAACTTAGCAAAATTTTTATTTAAAAAACTTGAAGAGATTGGTTTTAATCAGTATGAAATTTCAAATTTTGGTATAGTTTGTAAACATAATCTTGTTTATTGGCAAGGAAAAAATTATATAGGTTTTGGTGCCTATAGTGTTGGGTTTAAAGACAATAAGAGATTTTATGCTTTAAAAGATACAAAATCATATATAAAAAATCCAAATTTTAGGGATATTGAGAGCTTAAACAATAATGATTTAAAACTTGAAAGACTGTTTTTAGGATTTAGATCAATTGTTGGGGTAAATGAAAATTTACTAAACAAAACTGAACTTAAAAAAGCTCAAATTTTAGTTGATGAAAATAAACTTTTCTTAAAAAATGGAATTTTTTACAATAAAAATTATTTATTAGCTGATGAAATAGCCCTTTTCATAAATGATAGTTTTACACTAAATTAAAGAAAAACTGATAAAATAACAAATTATTTTTTAAAAGGACTAAATTATGTTTGGAATGAGTTTTCCTGAAATTTTAGTCATTGCCATAATCGCTGTTTTAGCACTTGGTCCGCAAAAACTGCCAAAAGCAATGGTTGAAATCGCCAAATATCTAAAAATTATAAGAAAAACAATAAATGATGCAAAACAAAGTTTTGACCAAGAAGTAAGAATTGCAGAACTTAAAGAAGATGCAAAAAAATATAAAGAAAGTATCGCAAAAACAAAAGATGATATCAAAAAAAAGCTTACTTTTGAAGAGCTTGAAGAGCTTAAAAGTGGTATAAATGAAGTAAAAACAGGGGTTACAACAAGCTTATCTGATATTAAAAATGAAATAGACGAAGTTAAAAAAATGCCAGAAAATATATTTGAAAATAAAACTGAAAACTCAAATGATAATAACAGTGAAAATTTGACAAAAAACAATATAGAAGAAAAAAATAGCGATTTAAAAAAGGATGAAAATGTTTGAAGATTTAATCCCGCATTTAGTTGAACTTAGAAAAAGACTATTTATAGCAGCTATGAGCGTTGTAGTGGGCTTTGTAGTATGCTTTTTATTTTGGGAAAATATACTTGATTTTTTACTTGCTCCACTTGAGGGAGTTTTACCTCCTAGTAGCAATGTTATCTTTACTCATCCAGCAGAAGCTTTTTTTACAGCTATGAAAGTATCATTTTTTGCAGGGTTTTTACTCTCTTTGCCAGTTATTTTTTGGCAACTTTGGCTTTTTATAGCTCCAGGTCTTTATGATAATGAAAAAAAATATATACTTCCATTTGTTGCAAGTGCTACTATTATGTTTTTAATCGGTTCATCATT from Campylobacter ureolyticus includes:
- a CDS encoding bifunctional riboflavin kinase/FAD synthetase, producing the protein MDKSKIKSLAIGHFDGIHLGHKTLFSHCYDGGILVIENDGLKLTPKRESFINLPIFYKNINDIKNLSPEEFIKLLKNEFVNLKKIVVGYDFKFGKNRSADAIFLKNIFDGEVVIVNEKKINNISVHSERIREFLKKANIKMANLLLDRVYEIKGDLIKGQGLGKKELFSTLNLDTSNYFLPKNGVYATFTNLNNKDFKSVTFIGNRLSTDDKFSVETHIIEPFNEDRINCKITIKFKDFIRDNKKFENLNELKFQISKDILKAQDILKKDEL
- a CDS encoding RNA pyrophosphohydrolase, which produces MEKNYRPNVAAIIMSSLYPFEMKFFLAKRVDIKDAWQFPQGGIDKGETPKMALFRELKEEIGTDKVEIIAEYPKWLSYDFPEDVLEKMKPYSGQIQKYFLVRLKKNAKIKLNTEIPEFNDYNFVSFDEIDKNVRSFKRESYLEVLNYFKDKGYI
- the ligA gene encoding NAD-dependent DNA ligase LigA gives rise to the protein MTIDEYIKAIDLLNLWARAYYTEDAPLASDEEYDSLYNKVLEYESQNKSEILEYSPTQKIGGAISDGFEKLAHINQMWSMEDIFNDDELISWLKRGEKSGFEFYCEPKFDGASLNLLYENGILKSAATRGDGVIGEDVTQNAKVIKSIPLKIDYTGKIEIRGEVVISKSDFDELNLERSKNGELPLANPRNAAAGSLRQLDSSIVAKRKLKFIPWDAGYNELGLKTHFEIMSFIRKLGFLQDSFIRVCKTKNEITKAYDDLVAKRDDKEILMDGMVIRINLLSKCQELGYTVKFPKFMVAYKFKAVEKVTRLKDIALQVGRSGVVTPVGVLEPVEIDGAIVKNATLHNFDEIKRLGLMKNDFVNIIRSGDVIPKITSVYKDRRDGSQTEISRPTTCPVCGSHLLDEGVFVKCQNLDCKARVINSLIYFASKKCMNIDGLGEAIVKTLFEEGKIAKIPDIYNLKKEDLENLEGFKDKKIANLLNAINSSKNSPLYRFITSLGIEHIGEVAAKKLDESFGLKWIDAKKDDFLNLDGFGEAMAESLVEFIETNIEKIINLTNIINPKPSVFETKNSVFNNKTVVITGTLSKSRDYFKDLLLENGAKVTNSVSKKTDFLLCGSEAGSKLENALKLGVKVIDESEFLKLLESEF
- the hemW gene encoding radical SAM family heme chaperone HemW; translated protein: MHIYIHIPFCAKKCPYCAFGSSDKEFDLVDEYFNALSFEIKNTPLSKISTIFVGGGTPSVIKSSYYAKIFKLFEKFLDDDSEITFEANPNSANFKWLKDLKDIGVNRISFGTQSFNEKKLIFLGRNHTKFDTIKAVENAKLAGFKNINVDLIYATKFDSKKLLEDEILNLKQLELSHISAYSLILEKNTKFEDKKSYQKDSVNLAKFLFKKLEEIGFNQYEISNFGIVCKHNLVYWQGKNYIGFGAYSVGFKDNKRFYALKDTKSYIKNPNFRDIESLNNNDLKLERLFLGFRSIVGVNENLLNKTELKKAQILVDENKLFLKNGIFYNKNYLLADEIALFINDSFTLN
- a CDS encoding DNA polymerase III subunit delta' gives rise to the protein MNKIIICRDFELIKSNLINKFGRNNLRIFEKSEILLEDTNAAKDEAYISEKEQKIIVLIGHKFRTEAQNSLLLILENTPKNIEFILISNSKNVFLPTIRSRLIIENHFIKEILPKTGLNLRNLSLNDINNFLNKQIKLEKEGVLDRVGLKNLLHAIVKECFEQGIKFNQNELNHINKLMILINLNTKARAVLTPLLLMISDAKKI
- a CDS encoding lipocalin family protein yields the protein MKSIFTFLKNRGLLVCFTALILLSGCNNTNLTTPKRVIKGDFDIYKFSGTWYEIASMNDANLTNSTINFSVYNNEIKVIKSSTAKDDKVVKDEYKARFGLDDNKSMIEISKFGLVYEPLYIVKIDAYKYALIYGKDHKKLYILSRTKQIPALIEAIYLENAKKDGYNVEDIKWINQK
- a CDS encoding aspartate kinase; amino-acid sequence: MLIVQKYGGTSVGTLERIDLVAKRIAKRKDEGNSLVVVVSAMSGVTNKLIDYAEYFSKNPSSRELDMLLSAGERVTSSLLAIALKELGYKAVAFSGRQAGLKTDSFHTKAKIELIDPTSINEALKEDKIVVIAGFQGVDKNGDVTTLGRGGSDLSAVAIAGAIKADLCEIYTDVDGVYTTDPRIESRARKLDKITYDEMLELASLGAKVLQNRSVELAKKLNINLVTRSSFNENNGTLITGEKKMEGAIISGIALDRNQARVTIRNVDDKPGVAAKIFKILSTQETNVDMIIQNIGTDGVANIGFTVPENELNQTLKALSNLDDSFSVESDSNIVKVSVVGIGMKSHSGIAALAFETLAKNGINIQMISTSEIRISIIVEAKYGELAVRILHEAYELYK
- the folP gene encoding dihydropteroate synthase, with translation MKIFKINNKTNFSEICKSIKPEKVGKKLMQKKANLNFFYIKDLKAPAANILKQDALSIGAELVCQRSAILGQGAGNALLIANDKQLANLAKKEALQDFGLKNLSKFIRKDFIKPKKPEIMGVVNINEDSFNKASRVNTKTGIQRIEKQINDGASYIDLGGVSSRPGSKYCGRDEEFRRIKDIISEIYKLNLYEKAKFSLDSFDEYCLEYALNQGFTFINDISADLSLCKLAKKYNATYSLMHMKGDPTNMQKDPKYDDLIDEIDEFFKVKLDEIYSYGVKDIVLDPGIGFGKSASDNLFLIKHLEHFLHFNLPLFVGASRKSVINYYSKSEVDERLAGSLYLHLKAYENGATIIRTHDVFEHSQMFKLHEAMNKISIW
- the tatB gene encoding Sec-independent protein translocase protein TatB, producing MFGMSFPEILVIAIIAVLALGPQKLPKAMVEIAKYLKIIRKTINDAKQSFDQEVRIAELKEDAKKYKESIAKTKDDIKKKLTFEELEELKSGINEVKTGVTTSLSDIKNEIDEVKKMPENIFENKTENSNDNNSENLTKNNIEEKNSDLKKDENV
- the cmoA gene encoding carboxy-S-adenosyl-L-methionine synthase CmoA, with the translated sequence MKDEIFKQPILKQFEFDENVASVFDDMISRSVPFYDVSSNLITQILVKYLDSQAFIIDLGCSTGALLFKLFEKNPKFRLCGVDNSKAMQEIAKNKAKAYGSKVEFIEADALTFEFNSVNAVILNYTLQFIRPLKRVNFIKKIYDGLEEGGILILSEKLLYEDKKLSKNMIEIYEEYKEKNGYSKYEIAQKRQALENVLIPFSEDENKKLLKDTGFKVIETIFKWGNFASFMAIKN
- a CDS encoding HobA family DNA replication regulator; protein product: MQDLYKWSLTKIRKDALMSAWMEDRREEWSPLTASRIRFLLDGVAFLVFCDEQRSWFERYFLTNINKSDNERPILPFFSLRSMFANLDEINTKEGVELLDDMLSLAFPKGYLFFYIGRGGTSFSQIAKSNENSYMWLIDEHSENAFYLDGKDENLDIKLIQLFKLFNSSISAALFDEIVL
- the tlyA gene encoding 23S rRNA (cytidine-2'-O)-methyltransferase TlyA — translated: MRADLYVANALNISRNKASEFIKDKKILINGELLEKNSLDIDNAKVEIMSEIYVSRAAFKLKEFLKDTDLDLKNKTVIDVGSSTGGFIQILLKNDVKKVVGVDVGTNQLDEKLKKDERVFVYENLDIKNFENKEIFDILTCDISFISLNLVIEKLSKLFTEFAIILFKPQFEVGVEAKRDKKGRVLDEKAILKAMNKFELNAAKQGLIMLKKEKSKLKGKNGNEEYFYLFKK